In a genomic window of Kaistia algarum:
- a CDS encoding class I fructose-bisphosphate aldolase: MMAIGKARRMARLFRKSSGRMLCLPLDHGMMVGPIPGIADPGPVLDAVEAAGVDAVIVNPGMLMRHHKRFEGGPAVILRVDQTTMWRTGSPTGYPDTHTRQVVAVEEAVQLGAEAVITYLFTCNNDPAQETACFRICADVGRDARRFGLVHFIEAMAAKGGFAKAEDPEIVGLNCRMAGELGADVIKTDWCGADGFARVATQSLAPVAVAGGASSGDEAALYAFAGEAIAAGAAGLMFGRNVFQRQDIRQTLKELVSIVHR; encoded by the coding sequence ATGATGGCAATCGGCAAGGCACGCCGCATGGCGCGGCTGTTTCGCAAATCCTCGGGGCGCATGCTCTGCCTGCCCCTCGACCATGGGATGATGGTCGGCCCAATCCCGGGCATTGCTGATCCGGGCCCGGTTCTGGATGCGGTCGAGGCGGCGGGTGTCGACGCGGTGATCGTCAATCCAGGCATGCTGATGCGCCACCACAAGCGCTTCGAGGGTGGCCCGGCGGTGATCCTGCGCGTCGACCAGACGACGATGTGGCGGACCGGCTCGCCTACCGGCTATCCCGACACCCATACCCGCCAGGTCGTGGCGGTCGAGGAGGCGGTCCAGCTCGGCGCGGAGGCCGTGATCACCTATCTGTTCACCTGCAACAACGACCCGGCGCAGGAGACGGCCTGCTTCCGGATCTGCGCCGATGTCGGGCGCGATGCACGTCGCTTCGGACTGGTTCATTTCATCGAGGCGATGGCCGCCAAGGGCGGCTTCGCCAAGGCCGAGGATCCGGAAATCGTCGGCCTCAACTGCCGCATGGCCGGTGAGCTGGGCGCCGATGTCATCAAGACGGACTGGTGCGGCGCCGATGGATTTGCCCGCGTTGCGACGCAATCGCTCGCGCCCGTCGCCGTGGCGGGAGGCGCAAGTTCCGGCGACGAGGCGGCACTCTACGCCTTCGCCGGCGAAGCGATAGCCGCAGGAGCCGCTGGCCTCATGTTCGGCCGGAACGTCTTCCAGCGCCAAGACATCAGACAGACGCTGAAGGAGTTGGTCTCCATCGTGCACCGCTGA
- a CDS encoding FAD/NAD(P)-binding protein — translation MSKAGRRPPAIGIIGGGFTGAAIAWNLARESGVAARIIVVEPRERLGGGLAYSSRDPAFRINVPAAKMSLDPDDIEDFARWVETVGAVDDDAAARLDDGRVFPQRSEFGRYVAERLLPFLANGVVEHRRASALGAKRTEGGFRVELDDGTALDVDRLVLAVSHPPPQPPERLRFAFSGHPKFVADTTTPGALAVVHPDDRVLVVGTGLTGADVIASLDRRGHRGPITAIARRGLRSKGHAPFAQEQTGDFTTKPATTTLQLLKCIRAEVAAVEARGLTWHAVLDAVRTQGPAIWAALPLAERRRLVRHLRAYWDVHRFRVAPQVEAALDRRIAAGGLDLFAASIAGAELQDDVFEVALRRRRLSEVVSHHFDSVLVATGPAHGAILETAPLLIDLARQGLVKADPVGLGIATDEQGHAIGADGTPVDTLFIGGPLARGTFGELMGLPEVAAYAKRVAEALGR, via the coding sequence GTGAGCAAGGCCGGCCGACGCCCGCCCGCGATCGGCATCATCGGCGGCGGCTTCACCGGAGCGGCGATCGCCTGGAATTTGGCCCGCGAAAGCGGTGTGGCGGCTCGCATCATCGTCGTCGAACCGCGCGAACGTCTCGGCGGCGGGCTCGCCTATTCGTCGCGAGATCCCGCATTTCGCATCAATGTTCCGGCCGCGAAGATGAGCCTCGATCCCGACGACATCGAGGATTTCGCGCGCTGGGTCGAGACCGTGGGAGCGGTCGATGATGATGCGGCGGCGCGGCTCGACGATGGGCGCGTTTTCCCCCAGCGCTCCGAATTCGGGCGCTATGTCGCCGAGCGCCTCTTGCCGTTCCTGGCGAACGGGGTCGTCGAGCATCGCCGCGCGAGCGCGCTCGGCGCGAAGCGGACGGAGGGCGGGTTCCGCGTCGAGCTCGACGACGGCACTGCGCTCGACGTCGACCGTCTCGTTCTGGCTGTCAGCCATCCGCCGCCGCAGCCGCCTGAACGGCTCCGGTTCGCCTTCTCCGGCCATCCGAAATTCGTCGCCGACACGACGACGCCTGGTGCGCTAGCCGTTGTTCATCCCGACGACCGCGTGCTCGTGGTGGGCACGGGCCTGACGGGGGCCGACGTCATCGCCTCGCTCGACCGGCGCGGACATCGCGGCCCGATCACGGCGATCGCGCGCCGCGGCCTGCGCTCCAAGGGGCACGCCCCCTTCGCTCAGGAGCAGACCGGCGACTTCACCACCAAGCCGGCGACGACGACGCTTCAATTGCTGAAATGCATACGCGCCGAGGTTGCCGCCGTCGAGGCGAGGGGACTGACCTGGCATGCCGTGCTGGACGCGGTGCGCACGCAGGGACCCGCGATCTGGGCTGCGCTGCCGCTTGCCGAACGGCGGCGGCTCGTCCGGCATCTGCGCGCCTATTGGGACGTGCACCGCTTCCGCGTCGCGCCGCAGGTCGAGGCGGCGCTGGATCGGCGCATCGCGGCGGGCGGTCTCGATCTTTTCGCCGCCTCGATTGCCGGAGCCGAACTGCAAGACGACGTTTTTGAAGTCGCGCTGCGCCGACGCCGTTTGTCCGAAGTCGTCTCCCACCATTTTGATAGCGTGCTGGTTGCGACAGGCCCGGCCCATGGCGCTATCCTGGAAACCGCGCCTCTGCTTATCGATCTGGCCCGTCAGGGCCTCGTCAAAGCGGATCCAGTGGGCCTTGGCATCGCGACGGACGAGCAGGGCCACGCCATCGGCGCCGATGGCACCCCTGTCGACACGCTCTTCATCGGCGGTCCGCTCGCCCGCGGAACCTTCGGAGAACTGATGGGCCTCCCGGAGGTCGCCGCCTATGCCAAACGCGTCGCAGAGGCGCTGGGGCGGTAG
- a CDS encoding RrF2 family transcriptional regulator, protein MLTRKGKYGLKALVHLARVPTGELALVGDIARANSIPKKFLDAILGELRNAGFVSSRKGKGGGYRLAQLPETIRIGDVIRTLDGPLAPIACASRTRYERCDDCDEETCRVRHVMLEVREAIAGVLDKRTLAEMRDMTGTEGLVLLEQA, encoded by the coding sequence ATGTTGACCCGAAAAGGCAAATACGGCCTCAAGGCGCTGGTCCATCTCGCGCGCGTCCCGACCGGCGAACTCGCGCTCGTCGGCGACATTGCGAGGGCCAACAGCATCCCAAAGAAGTTCCTCGACGCGATCCTTGGGGAATTGCGCAATGCGGGCTTCGTAAGCTCTCGCAAAGGCAAGGGCGGCGGCTATCGCCTTGCCCAGTTGCCAGAGACTATCCGCATCGGCGACGTCATACGCACACTCGACGGGCCGCTCGCGCCGATCGCCTGCGCCAGCCGCACCCGTTACGAGCGCTGCGACGATTGCGACGAGGAAACCTGCCGCGTCCGCCATGTCATGCTGGAGGTTCGCGAGGCGATTGCCGGCGTTCTAGACAAGCGCACCCTCGCCGAAATGCGCGACATGACCGGAACGGAAGGCCTTGTCCTGCTGGAACAAGCTTGA
- a CDS encoding MucR family transcriptional regulator yields the protein MTENRALTEITSSIVAAYVSNNSVSASAIGQLVGQVYGALARLGAAAEEPEAEKPKPAVNPKKSVFPDHIVCLEDGKKFKSLKRHLRVSFGLSPEDYREKWGLPADYPMVSPNYAAERSSLALKLGLGRKAGAVAPAAPVKRKSTPKPRA from the coding sequence ATGACCGAAAACCGCGCGTTGACCGAGATAACGTCTTCCATCGTGGCTGCATATGTTTCGAACAATTCGGTATCGGCGAGCGCCATCGGCCAGTTGGTGGGCCAGGTTTACGGCGCGCTTGCCCGTCTCGGCGCCGCCGCGGAGGAGCCGGAAGCGGAGAAGCCCAAGCCCGCCGTCAATCCGAAGAAGTCGGTGTTCCCGGACCATATCGTCTGTCTCGAGGACGGGAAGAAGTTCAAATCGCTGAAGCGCCACCTGAGAGTGAGCTTCGGACTCTCGCCGGAAGACTATCGAGAGAAGTGGGGCCTGCCGGCCGACTATCCGATGGTGTCGCCGAACTATGCGGCGGAGCGTTCCTCACTGGCTCTGAAGCTGGGCCTTGGCCGCAAGGCTGGGGCCGTGGCGCCTGCTGCGCCTGTCAAGCGCAAGAGCACACCGAAGCCGAGAGCCTGA
- a CDS encoding RluA family pseudouridine synthase — MDEDPEGTEAVIDIVVEPEAAGRRLDAYMAAAIPDMSRSRLKALIEAGHVRLGGATIVEGKRPVNSGDQIQLTLPEPEQAEPEGEDIPLDVVFEDENLLVINKPAGLVVHPGAGNWTGTLVNALIAHCGDSLSGIGGVKRPGIVHRLDKDTTGLMVVAKNDRTHRHLANQFADHGRTGALERGYRAFVWGVPSLPYGLVDAPLGRSSVNRQKMAVVKTGGREAVTHYQLVESYGAGRTPIASLLDLRLETGRTHQIRVHMAALGHPLLGDPDYGKGFLTKVGLLPEPARGLVAKFPRQALHAWLLGFQHPVTRETMHFESELPEDLTELLEALKAL; from the coding sequence ATGGACGAGGATCCGGAAGGAACGGAGGCGGTCATCGACATTGTGGTCGAGCCCGAGGCCGCGGGCCGCCGGCTCGACGCCTATATGGCCGCCGCGATACCCGATATGAGCCGAAGCCGTCTCAAGGCCCTGATCGAGGCCGGCCACGTCCGGCTCGGCGGCGCGACCATAGTCGAGGGGAAAAGGCCGGTCAATTCAGGCGACCAGATCCAGCTGACCCTGCCCGAGCCCGAGCAGGCCGAGCCGGAGGGCGAGGATATTCCGCTCGATGTCGTCTTCGAGGACGAGAATCTCCTGGTAATCAACAAGCCCGCCGGGCTCGTCGTCCATCCCGGCGCCGGCAACTGGACCGGCACGCTCGTCAATGCGCTGATCGCGCATTGTGGCGACAGCCTCTCGGGCATAGGCGGCGTCAAGCGTCCCGGCATCGTCCACCGTCTCGACAAGGACACGACCGGACTGATGGTCGTCGCCAAGAACGACCGCACCCATCGCCATCTTGCCAACCAGTTCGCCGATCACGGCCGGACCGGCGCGCTGGAGCGCGGCTATCGCGCCTTCGTCTGGGGCGTGCCGTCCCTGCCCTATGGCCTCGTCGACGCGCCGCTCGGCCGCTCCTCGGTCAACCGCCAGAAGATGGCGGTGGTGAAGACGGGCGGACGCGAAGCGGTGACGCATTACCAGCTCGTGGAGAGCTACGGCGCCGGGCGGACGCCGATCGCGAGCCTGCTCGATCTGCGGCTGGAAACCGGCCGCACCCATCAGATCCGTGTCCATATGGCCGCACTCGGCCATCCCCTGCTGGGCGATCCGGACTATGGCAAGGGCTTCCTGACCAAGGTCGGCCTGCTCCCAGAGCCGGCCCGTGGCCTCGTGGCGAAATTCCCGCGACAGGCTCTGCATGCCTGGCTGCTCGGCTTCCAGCATCCGGTGACGCGCGAGACGATGCATTTCGAATCCGAGCTGCCGGAGGATCTCACCGAATTGCTGGAAGCCCTCAAGGCCTTGTGA
- the rpoH gene encoding RNA polymerase sigma factor RpoH: MAARASLPVIASGEAGLSRYLEEIRRFPMLAPDEEYMLAKAYKEHDDRQAAHRLVTSHLRLVAKIAMGYRGYGLPIGEVISEGNVGLMQAVKRFEPEKGFRLATYAMWWIKASIQEYILRSWSLVKMGTTANQKRLFFNLRKMKSQIQALEEGDLKPDQVQQIATKLGVTKEDVISMNRRLGGDSSLNAPLRADIEGGEWQDWLVDDSDNQETVLANQEEADNRRKLLKDAMGVLNERERRIFEARRLAEDPITLEELSGEFGVSRERVRQIEVRAFEKVQKAVRRGAKELEHREDEADLASADA; this comes from the coding sequence ATGGCTGCCAGAGCAAGTCTTCCCGTCATCGCTTCCGGCGAAGCGGGCCTATCGCGCTATCTCGAAGAGATCCGGCGCTTTCCGATGTTGGCGCCTGACGAGGAATATATGCTCGCCAAGGCCTACAAGGAACATGACGACCGCCAGGCCGCGCATCGGCTGGTGACGAGTCATCTGCGTCTCGTCGCCAAGATCGCCATGGGATATCGCGGCTATGGCCTGCCGATCGGCGAGGTCATCTCGGAAGGCAATGTCGGTCTGATGCAGGCGGTGAAGCGGTTCGAGCCTGAGAAGGGTTTCCGCCTCGCGACTTATGCCATGTGGTGGATCAAGGCGTCGATCCAGGAGTACATCCTGCGGTCGTGGAGCCTCGTGAAGATGGGCACCACGGCGAACCAGAAGCGGTTGTTCTTCAATCTGCGCAAGATGAAGAGCCAGATCCAGGCGCTCGAAGAGGGCGACCTCAAGCCCGATCAGGTTCAGCAGATCGCCACGAAGCTCGGCGTCACCAAGGAGGACGTCATTTCGATGAATCGTCGCCTCGGCGGCGACAGTTCGCTGAATGCGCCGCTGCGTGCCGATATCGAAGGCGGCGAGTGGCAGGACTGGCTCGTCGACGACAGCGACAACCAGGAAACCGTGCTCGCCAATCAGGAAGAGGCGGACAACCGGCGCAAGCTGCTGAAGGATGCCATGGGCGTCCTCAACGAGCGCGAGCGGCGGATCTTCGAGGCGCGCCGCCTCGCCGAGGATCCGATCACGCTGGAGGAACTCTCGGGCGAATTCGGCGTCAGCCGCGAGCGCGTCCGCCAGATCGAAGTGCGCGCTTTCGAGAAGGTCCAAAAGGCGGTCCGCCGAGGCGCCAAGGAACTTGAGCACAGAGAGGACGAGGCGGATCTCGCCTCGGCCGACGCCTGA
- a CDS encoding tetratricopeptide repeat protein yields MARPRRRLTVIAALDMVGYSELVQRDELGTLREMRIIFRNIVRPSLVKYGAHIIKLMGDGGLVEFPSVLDAVEWTMGFQLAMAERNAQPERIKIDVRAAIVLADVILSDSDRFGAAIGFAMRLQTAAPPGGIAITHSVRWQLLGEPASAFKPVGFLMLRSIPYPVEAWFWVPPGKTLPDIQPSQNQMLTPGVLALPGLSAAKAEDQRPLVVVLPFDDLSPDGSASEIADGIVEEVTATLSRVRTLRVIARNSAFQYKGRATDVRALSRDLGVRYVIEGSVRKSGDRLRVTAQLIDTESGAHLWSGRTDGSMADVFALQDDVASQIAGAAQPTIRTAEIERSRRKETEALRTHDLVLKAMPHFWAHRREDNDIALKLLDEALASDPRSGQALGLKAWSLSQQVTYLWSSDIEGDRKLALALAERAAETSESDPLVYTMIGATLSILHVDQARARVFIERALALDATFAWAWTRLGYIQAYSGEPSQGLESLKRSIALSPDDPIRFNAYAGMATCHFMLGDYADAARLARLALDSRPGMIWANRLLATSASLAGDLDTARRAVAQLRRDRPDMTLAEVRLAVHNLGGDQLERYMEGLRLAGLPEG; encoded by the coding sequence ATGGCGCGCCCACGTCGCCGATTGACGGTGATTGCCGCCCTGGACATGGTCGGCTATTCAGAGCTCGTCCAGCGGGACGAACTCGGCACGCTACGCGAGATGCGGATCATCTTCCGCAATATTGTCCGTCCCAGCCTCGTCAAATATGGCGCGCACATCATCAAGCTGATGGGCGATGGAGGACTGGTCGAATTTCCCAGCGTGCTGGACGCGGTCGAGTGGACCATGGGCTTCCAACTCGCCATGGCCGAGCGCAACGCCCAGCCCGAGAGGATCAAGATCGACGTGCGCGCGGCCATCGTGCTGGCCGACGTCATCCTTTCGGATAGCGATCGCTTCGGCGCCGCCATCGGTTTTGCGATGCGCCTGCAGACCGCCGCGCCGCCAGGCGGCATCGCCATCACCCATTCCGTGCGCTGGCAATTGCTCGGCGAACCAGCCTCGGCCTTCAAGCCTGTTGGCTTCCTGATGCTGCGAAGCATCCCCTACCCTGTCGAGGCCTGGTTCTGGGTTCCGCCCGGCAAGACGCTGCCCGATATCCAGCCCTCGCAGAACCAGATGCTGACGCCCGGCGTCCTGGCTCTTCCCGGGCTTTCCGCCGCCAAGGCGGAAGACCAGCGCCCGCTCGTCGTCGTGCTGCCCTTCGACGACCTCTCGCCCGATGGCAGCGCCAGCGAAATTGCCGATGGCATCGTCGAGGAAGTGACGGCCACGCTGTCGCGGGTGCGGACGCTCCGCGTCATCGCCCGCAACTCCGCCTTCCAATACAAGGGCCGGGCGACCGATGTGCGCGCACTCTCTCGCGATCTGGGCGTACGCTACGTCATAGAGGGCAGCGTCCGTAAATCCGGGGATAGGCTGCGCGTCACCGCGCAGCTCATCGATACGGAAAGTGGTGCGCATCTGTGGTCCGGGCGCACAGACGGCAGCATGGCGGATGTCTTTGCCCTGCAGGACGATGTCGCCAGTCAAATCGCCGGGGCCGCGCAGCCCACGATCCGCACGGCGGAGATCGAGCGTTCCCGCCGCAAGGAAACCGAGGCGCTCCGCACCCATGATCTGGTCCTGAAGGCGATGCCCCATTTCTGGGCGCACCGGCGCGAGGACAACGACATCGCGCTGAAGCTCCTCGACGAAGCGCTCGCCTCCGATCCGCGCTCCGGTCAGGCGCTGGGGCTCAAGGCCTGGAGCTTGAGCCAACAGGTGACCTATCTCTGGTCGAGTGACATCGAGGGCGATCGCAAGCTCGCCCTGGCGCTCGCCGAGAGGGCCGCGGAGACAAGCGAATCGGATCCGCTCGTCTACACCATGATCGGTGCCACGCTATCGATTCTGCATGTCGACCAGGCGCGCGCCCGTGTGTTCATCGAGCGGGCGCTGGCCCTTGATGCGACCTTTGCCTGGGCCTGGACACGGCTTGGATACATCCAGGCCTATTCCGGCGAACCGAGCCAGGGCCTCGAAAGCCTGAAGCGCTCGATCGCGCTCTCGCCTGACGACCCCATCCGCTTCAACGCCTATGCCGGCATGGCCACCTGCCATTTCATGCTGGGCGACTATGCCGATGCCGCCCGCCTCGCCAGGCTGGCGCTCGATTCGCGTCCCGGCATGATCTGGGCCAATCGCCTCCTGGCGACGTCGGCATCTCTCGCCGGCGATCTCGACACCGCGCGGCGTGCCGTGGCCCAACTCCGGCGCGATCGCCCCGACATGACGCTCGCCGAAGTCCGGCTGGCCGTCCACAATCTCGGCGGCGACCAGTTGGAGCGCTACATGGAAGGCCTGCGGCTCGCCGGCCTCCCTGAAGGCTGA
- a CDS encoding ABC transporter substrate-binding protein: MTPILRTCLLAAGLALTAAPASAADKLTVLLDWFVNPDHAPLVIAKEGGYFERHGLDVDIIAPADASAPPRLVAAGQADIAVTYQPDLMLQVKEGLPLTRIGTLVETPLNALIALKDGPIQKLEDLKGKKIGYSVASLQNAYIDSILASAGLTSKDVEMVNVNFNLSTSLMSGQVDAVIDGYRNFELTQLAIEGKPGKAWFPEEHGVPPYDELIYVTRNELRTDPRMARFIAAVEEATIFLTNHPDEALALFLKAHPDLNDELNRKAFADTLPRFAKRPAALDPGRYDRFALYLKERGLIDVVPPIDSYAIAPR, encoded by the coding sequence ATGACACCTATTCTCCGAACCTGCCTGCTCGCCGCGGGTCTCGCGCTCACCGCAGCGCCCGCCTCGGCCGCCGACAAGCTCACCGTCCTGCTCGACTGGTTCGTCAACCCGGACCATGCGCCACTGGTGATCGCGAAGGAGGGCGGCTATTTCGAGCGGCACGGGCTCGATGTCGATATCATCGCCCCGGCCGATGCCAGCGCTCCGCCGCGCCTCGTCGCCGCCGGTCAGGCCGACATCGCCGTCACCTACCAGCCAGACCTGATGCTGCAGGTGAAGGAAGGCCTGCCGCTGACGCGCATCGGGACGCTGGTCGAAACACCGCTCAACGCCTTGATCGCGCTGAAGGACGGCCCGATCCAGAAGCTTGAGGATCTGAAGGGCAAGAAGATCGGCTATTCGGTTGCGAGCCTGCAGAACGCCTATATCGATTCGATACTCGCCTCGGCCGGCCTGACGTCGAAGGACGTCGAGATGGTCAACGTCAATTTCAACCTGTCGACGTCGCTGATGTCGGGACAGGTCGATGCGGTGATCGATGGCTATCGGAATTTCGAACTGACGCAACTCGCGATCGAGGGCAAGCCGGGCAAGGCCTGGTTTCCCGAAGAGCACGGCGTGCCGCCCTATGACGAGCTCATCTATGTGACGCGCAACGAACTGAGGACGGACCCGCGCATGGCGCGCTTCATCGCCGCCGTCGAAGAAGCGACGATTTTTCTGACGAACCATCCGGACGAGGCGCTGGCGCTGTTCCTGAAGGCGCATCCCGATCTGAATGACGAGCTCAATCGCAAGGCGTTCGCCGATACTCTGCCGCGCTTCGCCAAGCGTCCGGCAGCCTTGGATCCGGGCCGGTACGATCGGTTCGCGCTTTACCTCAAAGAGCGCGGCCTGATCGATGTGGTGCCGCCAATCGACAGCTACGCGATTGCGCCTCGCTGA
- a CDS encoding ABC transporter permease, with the protein MLQRFRLGSPALAMLANAVLVAAAILLIWQAAIVIFAPPPFMLPPPLRVWRALVSRPELLTRDAVATLIETLVGLVTGAVAGAGLALIMAFAPLLRRLLMPVLVVSQAFPVFAIAPLLVLWFGFGIGSKIVMATIAIFFPVASAFHDGLTRTDGGLLDLSRLYRARHWQEVIFFRIPDALPALASGLRVAAVYAPVGALIGEWVGASSGLGYAMLMANGRAQTDVVFAALVILAAMAVLLRAAVDAATRHIAPWAPETLS; encoded by the coding sequence ATGCTTCAACGCTTCAGGCTTGGATCGCCCGCTCTGGCGATGCTGGCCAATGCCGTGCTCGTTGCCGCAGCGATCCTGCTCATCTGGCAGGCCGCGATTGTGATTTTCGCCCCGCCGCCCTTCATGCTGCCGCCACCCTTGCGCGTCTGGCGGGCGTTGGTCAGCCGGCCGGAACTCCTGACGCGCGACGCTGTGGCGACGCTGATCGAGACGCTGGTCGGACTTGTGACGGGCGCGGTGGCTGGTGCCGGGCTGGCCCTCATCATGGCGTTTGCGCCGCTTCTGCGGCGGCTGCTGATGCCGGTGCTGGTCGTCAGCCAGGCCTTTCCGGTTTTTGCGATCGCGCCTTTGCTCGTGTTGTGGTTCGGCTTTGGTATCGGTTCGAAGATCGTCATGGCGACGATCGCGATCTTCTTTCCCGTCGCCTCCGCCTTCCATGATGGTTTGACGCGCACTGATGGCGGGCTGCTCGACCTTTCGCGCCTCTACCGGGCTCGCCATTGGCAGGAAGTCATCTTCTTCCGCATCCCGGACGCGCTGCCGGCGCTGGCCTCGGGCCTTCGCGTCGCCGCTGTCTATGCGCCGGTCGGCGCTCTGATCGGCGAATGGGTCGGGGCCTCGTCGGGCCTCGGCTACGCCATGCTGATGGCCAATGGCCGCGCCCAGACCGACGTCGTCTTCGCGGCTCTCGTGATTCTCGCGGCGATGGCGGTGCTGCTGCGCGCCGCGGTCGATGCCGCCACCCGCCATATCGCGCCCTGGGCGCCCGAAACGCTCTCCTGA
- a CDS encoding adenylosuccinate synthase, protein MANVVVVGSQWGDEGKGKIVDWLSERADIVVRFQGGHNAGHTLVIDGVSYKLSLLPSGVVRPGKLGVIGNGVVVDPHALLAEIDRLAAQGVAVSPANLRIAENASLILSLHRDLDAFRENSNSGTRIGTTKRGIGPAYEDKVGRRAIRVMDLADLPTLEGKIERLLAHHNALRRGLGQNEIDPKTLYDELASIADKVLPFMDSVWRLLDEERRAGKRILFEGAQGALLDIDHGTYPYVTSSNTVAGQAATGSGVGPGAVGYVLGITKAYTTRVGEGPFPTEQIGEVGDFLGTRGHEFGTVTGRKRRCGWFDAVLVRQTIRTSGINGIALTKLDVLDGLEEIKICVGYTLEGRRIDYLPAAQAAQAAVVPIYETLEGWKDSTAGARSWNDLPAQAVKYVRHVEELIGAPVALLSTSPERDDTILVQDPFQG, encoded by the coding sequence ATGGCGAATGTAGTCGTCGTCGGGTCTCAGTGGGGCGACGAAGGCAAGGGCAAGATCGTCGACTGGCTTTCGGAGCGAGCCGACATCGTCGTGCGCTTCCAGGGCGGACACAATGCCGGCCACACGCTCGTCATTGACGGCGTCTCCTACAAGCTCAGCCTTTTGCCGTCTGGCGTGGTGCGGCCCGGCAAGCTGGGCGTCATCGGCAATGGCGTCGTCGTCGATCCGCATGCGCTGCTGGCCGAGATCGATCGTCTGGCCGCGCAGGGCGTCGCTGTTTCTCCCGCCAATCTGCGGATCGCCGAGAACGCCTCGCTCATCCTGTCGCTGCATCGCGACCTCGATGCCTTCCGCGAGAATTCGAACTCCGGCACGCGCATCGGCACGACCAAGCGTGGCATCGGCCCCGCCTATGAGGACAAGGTCGGCCGGCGCGCCATCCGCGTCATGGACCTCGCGGATCTGCCGACGCTGGAAGGCAAGATCGAACGGCTGCTGGCGCACCACAATGCGCTGCGCCGCGGCCTAGGCCAGAACGAGATCGATCCCAAGACGCTCTATGATGAACTGGCCTCGATCGCCGACAAGGTTCTTCCGTTCATGGATTCGGTCTGGCGGCTGCTGGACGAGGAACGCCGCGCCGGCAAGCGCATCCTGTTCGAGGGCGCGCAGGGCGCTCTCCTCGACATCGACCATGGCACCTATCCCTATGTGACCTCGTCGAACACCGTCGCCGGGCAGGCGGCGACCGGCTCCGGCGTCGGGCCGGGCGCGGTCGGCTATGTCCTCGGCATCACCAAAGCCTATACGACGCGCGTCGGCGAGGGCCCGTTCCCGACCGAGCAGATCGGCGAGGTCGGCGACTTCCTGGGGACGCGCGGACACGAGTTCGGCACGGTCACAGGGCGCAAGCGCCGCTGCGGCTGGTTCGACGCGGTCCTGGTGCGCCAGACCATCAGGACTTCCGGGATCAACGGAATTGCGCTAACGAAGCTCGATGTCCTCGACGGCCTTGAAGAAATCAAGATTTGCGTCGGATATACGCTTGAGGGTCGTAGGATCGATTATCTGCCGGCCGCGCAGGCGGCACAGGCCGCGGTGGTGCCGATCTACGAGACGCTTGAGGGATGGAAAGATTCGACGGCGGGCGCCCGAAGCTGGAACGATCTTCCAGCCCAGGCGGTCAAATATGTACGGCACGTTGAGGAATTGATCGGTGCCCCGGTTGCGCTACTTTCGACCAGTCCGGAGCGCGACGATACGATTCTGGTTCAGGACCCGTTCCAGGGCTGA
- a CDS encoding DUF805 domain-containing protein produces MASGTQWFYVVGSERKGPLTADQMAALQSAGVIDETTLVWTDGMAEWAALSDTPLHAGPNFPPLPASGPVAAGDMAAVYDPPVAGFGQAISTCFRKYVTFSGRANRPEFWWFTLFVVLGASLTTTIDGAVFRPDEYLEFGIRFGLHTYWPINSLFSLVVFLPGLAVSVRRLHDKDLSGWWVLLHFLPIVGTIILIVWFCRRGTQGRNRFG; encoded by the coding sequence ATGGCGAGCGGGACGCAATGGTTCTACGTCGTCGGCAGTGAGCGGAAAGGGCCTCTCACCGCGGATCAGATGGCTGCACTACAGAGCGCCGGCGTGATCGACGAGACGACGCTGGTCTGGACGGATGGCATGGCGGAATGGGCGGCGCTCTCCGATACCCCGCTCCATGCAGGACCGAATTTTCCGCCCCTGCCGGCATCCGGGCCCGTTGCGGCGGGAGATATGGCGGCCGTGTATGACCCGCCCGTCGCCGGCTTCGGCCAGGCCATCTCCACCTGCTTCCGGAAATACGTGACCTTCTCGGGCCGCGCGAATCGACCGGAGTTCTGGTGGTTCACGTTGTTCGTCGTGCTGGGTGCGTCCTTGACCACGACCATCGACGGGGCGGTCTTCAGACCCGACGAGTACCTCGAGTTCGGAATCCGCTTCGGTCTCCATACATACTGGCCGATTAACTCGCTGTTCTCGCTTGTTGTCTTCCTTCCGGGCCTCGCTGTATCGGTGCGTCGCCTGCATGACAAGGACCTCAGCGGCTGGTGGGTTCTGCTCCACTTCCTCCCAATCGTCGGCACAATCATCCTGATCGTCTGGTTCTGCCGGCGTGGAACACAAGGCCGCAATCGCTTCGGTTGA